DNA sequence from the Entomomonas asaccharolytica genome:
GGTAAAGAAAGAAAATCAACTATTAATTAATTATAAATATGGTAAGCCTAAAAAAATTGAGCTTATTTTTCCTCAAAATGCACAGGATAATAATGACTTATTTAAATATAATCATTATTTTAGATACCAAACTGACTATTTTCGGATAGTTTTTGTGAATAATGGTTATGAATATGAAATTTATAGAAATTATGATGGAGAGAACTCTAATGAAGTAACTGCTGGAGTCAATGTTTCTAATTTACTCTCAGCAAAAACTTATAATAATCAATGTAAAACATTACAAACAGATAGGATAAATCAACTATCTGATTTATTAGATTGTGATAATGACAATGCACTCGGTTGTGAATTTAATAAATCTAACTAATAAAAATGTTGTTATTGATATCGTTTTTGACTTTTCTCATGAACGATATTGGTCATATCCTCATTCTAAAGTACCATGGGGTACAGATAAAAGTTCATGACCTCCTGTCTTAGAAGGCAATCCACATAAATAGTGGAGAAGTTGATTATGAAAAAAGTTAAAATTATTGTTATTCTGTTTTTATATTTTTTTACATCACATTTATTATTTGCAAAAGAAATATTTATAGATGAGTCTTCAGGTAAAGAATATCTATTTTTAGGTAGTGTTGAAGAAAACCAAAAAAAATGGTTAGATTTGAAAAATAATAAAATAGAATGGATTGAAAATAGTAAGTTACAGCAACAAAGTGGTCAATTAACACCTGAAGAGTTTTTTGAAAAAATAATCAAAAGTGGCTTAATATTTTATGCTGATGGGGCTGAACCATTCTGGAATGCTACTATTTCTGAAAACAAATTAAACATATCAATATCTGGTGAAAAAGAGCAAGAATTAGCTATCAAAATGGAAATGGATAAAAAACCTTTAGATGGTGTTTTTTTATTAATGTTTCAATCAAAAGATCATGAAGTTTATGGACTAATTAGAAAACTTTGGTGGGATACACCCTGTGATATTAGTGTTACTGATGAAACATCCACTTTTGAAGTATTCATCAATTATCGAGGAAAAATTGTTAAGGGTTGTGCTAGGCTAGATAAGAAGTAGCTTTTATGTGTATGTTAAATTATAAGTGTATATTGCTTACTATTTTAATTCTGATAACAATGGCTGCTAGAGGAGAAGAAATTCAAATAGAGTCAATTAAGTCTACAGAAGGTGCTGGTATAGAGTGTACTTCAACAATGTCAGGAAATTTAACATTAGATATCATGGGAGAAATAGGTAAAAGAAGTATCTCTATTATAAAAAAAGATAAATACCTATATATAAGTGATAAAAATATTCGTTATTCTCAACCTATCTATGAAGATAGTAAAAATATTTTTAATGTATTAGAGGTTTCAAGGAGTATGTACTTTTTACATGGTGAACCTGTACGTGGTACTTTGGGAGATGAAGAATTAGAAAAATCAAAAGAGTCTTATAACATACTTAAGGAAGCATTAGAGGAAGCACATGAAAAAGGGAGTTGTTTGAATTGGAAACTATAAAATAATATTTACTATTAATAGCATATGATTATAAAAGAGGATAAATCGATCAAAATAAAAGATATGATATTTGTAATTACCTTTTTCTTGGTATCCCCATTAATTTCTTTAGGCTCCTCTTTGGAAGAAGATTATGATGGAGATGGAATTAATGATAGAGTCCAAGAAGAAACAGTAGATAATACGTTACATTTAAAGATGTGGCTTTCTTCCATTGATAAAGAAAAGTCTTACATTATAAAGCCAGCAGATGAAGATAAAATCCCAACAGTTCATCAGAGTTATAAAAAAGGATATTTAGAGTTAGATAGCACATATTATAGTGTGCAAGGGCAGATCTATATAGAATTATATAAATGGTCGCTTGAGAAAAAAACTGGATTTTAACAAAAATAATAACTGGAGAAAGACCAGATCCTGCTAATGCTATATTGATCCCATCATTAGAAGTAGCATACGCAGAAAGTTGTTTTGCTTTAGGAGTGTATCCTCATATAAAGAAGTAACAGAATCAAGAGTTCAGAAAGATATCAACGAAAGATTAGAAAAGAGAATATCTTTATATAATAATGGTAAGGTCGATGAAGCTATTAAAGATATTGATGTGTATGATGCAGTATCTTATTCAACAGTTTTAAATGATGAGAATTTGGTGTTTCTTAATGATTTAGCATTTTATTTAGAGAAAGAAAATCCCACTGCTAGTGCCTTAATTTTAGAAAAAATATTAGCAAAATACCCAAATAGAATGGTAGCTAAACTTAACTTGGCAGATGCATACTGGGCAATTTTGGAAGGTAATTCTCCTAAGATTAAGCAACTATATCAGGAATATAAAGAAACAATGATTCCGAAAGGTTTAGCTAAGAAAATACCTGCAAGAGTATTTGAACGTACTGAATAAGGTAAAGGTTTTGCCTTATCTGTGTAATTAAAAACTAAAATTTGTTTAATTTGACCTTACAGCAAATTGAAATAGGGGTATAAATCGGGGTATATTTTACTTTATTCAATAAAAAAGCCTAGTTAAATCAATTAACTAGGCTTTATATATGGAGGCCGGGGTCGGAATCGAACCGGCATAGACGGATTTGCAATCCGCTGCATAAGCCATTCTGCCACCCGGCCATAAGAGTCGGCTATTCTAGCTTTCGAGCATAAGACTGTCAAATAATTTTGGGTTATTTTTTAATAGGAAGGAAGTTTTGTAGGTGGAATGCAAAAGCCGCACAGATAGGTGCGGCTTTAAGCAGTTGTAGTAATTAGTTACCAGAGTTAGAGGTAGTAGAGTCTGCTTCTGCTTTTTCTTTCATTTGTTCTGTGTCATTTTTTAGGTTTTCTGATTTTTGTTGCATGGTTGCATCCATTTTGTCTTTGCTATCAGAAGTTGATTGTTTAGCGTCATCCCAAGCTTCAGAGGCAGATTTTTTTGCTTCGTCCCACTTTTCAGAAGTGGCTTGCTTAGCATCATCCCAGTTTTCAGAGGTAGTTTGTTTAGCGTCATCCCATGTTTCAGAGGCAGACTTTTTAGCTTCGTCCCATTTTTCAGAAGTAGCTTGTTTAGCGTCATCCCATTTTTCTGCTGTAGCACTTTTAGCTTGCTCAGTTTTAGCTGCAGCGGTGTCTTTTACATTACTAGCAGCTTCTTTAAGATTCTCAGAAGTTGTTGAGGTATTTTGAGGTGTTGTAGTTACTGTTTCTTTTTTATTGTCATCGCAACC
Encoded proteins:
- a CDS encoding tetratricopeptide repeat protein, whose amino-acid sequence is MFCFRSVSSYKEVTESRVQKDINERLEKRISLYNNGKVDEAIKDIDVYDAVSYSTVLNDENLVFLNDLAFYLEKENPTASALILEKILAKYPNRMVAKLNLADAYWAILEGNSPKIKQLYQEYKETMIPKGLAKKIPARVFERTE